DNA from Acidobacteriota bacterium:
CTTCCAGAACGCCATGATCCTCGGCACGGAAGTCTCGGCGCTGGACGACTTCTACGACGCCGGAGCGCGCGTGTTTGCGCTCACGCATCTGGGGAACAACGACTTCGCCGACTCGTCGCGGCCGGTCTTCAACGCGGCGACGGGGACGCACGAAGGGGCCGAGCACGGCGGGTTGTCCGACCTTGGAGTTGCGGCCATCGAGCGGATCAACGCTCTCGGCGGAGTCGTCGACGTGTCCCAGTTGTCCCGGGACGCGGTGCTGCAGGTGCTGGAGGTCTCGAACGCTCCCGTGATTGCCAGTCACTCGAACGCCAGGCAGCTCACCGACGTCAGTCGCAACCTGAGCGACGAGGAGATCGACGGAATCGGCGCGATCGGCGGTGTCATCCACGTCTGCCCGTTCCGGGGCTACCTCTACGATTCGAACGATGCTGCGCTGGACGAGGCGATCCGGGAGGCGCGGCGCGGTGCCGGGGTGCTCGAGGACTACCTCTATCCCTTCGAGCTGTACTGGGAGATCGACGATCCCGCTGCCAGGTCCGCCTTCACGCAGTCGATCAGCGACCTCCTTGGTCCGGGCAGCGTCGACTCCATGCTCGACCACCTCGATTACATCGTCGACCGCATCGGCGTGGACCACGTCGGCATCGGAACGGATTTCAACCACGGTGGCGGCGTCGAAGGCTTCGCCGATGCCAGCGAGGCCCTGGGCGTGACGGTCGGGCTGCTCGAGCGCGGCTACAGCGAGGAGGACATCGGGAAGATCTGGGGCGGCAACTTCCTGCGGGTCCTGCGGGCGGCGGAGGCTGCGAAGAGATCGGTTGAGTAGGTGGCCGTGCCGCCGGGTGTGGCGTACACTAGAGACATCGATCTCAATCTGAATCGGAGGTCCTGAGAATGAAGCGCACCGCGAGCTTGCTGTCGGCAGCCGTCCTCCTTCTCGTCCTTGTCCCGGCCCTTGCGGCCCAGGACGACGGGATTCCACGAACGGCGAGCGGCCGGCCGGATCTGAACGGAACCTACGACGCCGCCACGCTGACACCGCTCGAGCGGCCGGTGCATCTCGGCGAGCGGGCGTACCTGACGCCGGAGGAAGCCGCGGAGATCGCCGAGGAGGAGCGCGCGATCCAGGAAGGCGCGGTGGCGAGGTCGGACGCGAACCGCGAGGCGCCGCCCGAGGGTGGCGCCAAGGTGGTCGGTCTGGAACACACCGCCGGTGGCGGCAACGAGTTCGGCGCAGGCAACGTGGGCGGCTACAACCTGTTCTGGATCGACCGGGGAACCGACACCTACCGCGTGGACGGCCAGATCCCGACCTCGATCATCATCGATCCGCCGAACGGTCGGATGCCTCCCATGACGGAGGCGGCACAGGCGCAGTTGAGGGCGGCTCTCGCCGGCATCATTCGCGCCAATGACGGCACCGCCTGGTGGGTAGAGCACGACGGCCCCGGCCCCTACGACGACCCCGAGTCGCTGCCGACGAGTGAGCGCTGCCTCGCCGGCTTCACCGGCGCCGCACCGACGCTCCCGAGCCTGTACAACAACTACAAGCGAATCGCGCAGACCGAGACGCACGTCGTCATCCTTCTCGAGATGATCCATGACGCCCGCATCGTCCGCCTCGACTCCGAGCATCCGGGCCCCGAGGTCACCAAGTGGCTCGGCGACTCGATCGGCTGGTGGGAAGGCGACACCCTCGTCGTCGACACGACGAACTTCCGTGTCGGCGGCCGCGGATTCCGCGGCGGCTCGGAGAACACCCACGTCGTCGAGCGCTTCTCCGTGCAGCACGATGGCAACGTCATCTACAACTTCACCGTCGAGGACGACACGGTCTGGACCGCCCCGTGGACCGGCGAGTACCTGTGGAAGGCCGCTGATGGCCTCGTCTACGAGTACGCCTGCCACGAAGGCAACTACTCGATGGGCGGCACCCTCCGCGGGGCGCGACTCCTCGAGTCGGAGGCCCTGAGCGGAGCGAGCACCGGCGCCGAGTAGGCGCAGCTTCAGGCTGCGCCGCGTCGCGTCGCGTCACCCTGGGGTCCCACCCGCCTGCGTCGCTGCCGGAGGGGAGGGTCCCAGGGGACGCTCGCGCCTTCTTGGTTGAAGGGGAGGTAGGGCGCTCGCTGTTGTCGGCTGCGCTCCGCTACGGAGTCGGTGGAGGGAGCGGCGTCGGAAGTCGCTGGCCTCCGACCCCCTGGGACCCTCCCCTCCGGCACCGCCGCAGGCTGGACGACGCCGTGTCGCGGCACGATGGCGTCGCTCTGGGTGCGCGGGTCTTCCGACCCGCACGCGGCGGCTACTTCGCCTCGATTTCGACACATGGTCCGCCGGACCGAGCTGTCGGTGCGCCGGCCTTCTGGCCGGCATCAAGTGAGTCGCAAGAGCAGCGAAGCCTAAGTTGACGGCTGGACCAACTGGCTTGGACCAAGGGAGACGATGACTCTGCGCGTGCATCGCGGAGGGACCGTGACCAAGGGAGGAGAAGGCGATGGCGAAGTCCACACTAGAGAAGTTCGCCGCAAGACAGCGGCACTCGACGTGTTCATGGCTGGTTGACGATGAGTGTGGCTACGACGGGAAGCCTGCGTGCCCGTGTCACTCGGAAGGGGCTGCAGGTGACGGCCTCATGGACGGCCCGCTCGGATCGAAGATCAAGCCCAACAAGAAGGTTCTGAAGACGCTCGACGAATTCGGCCGGATTCGCCTCTCTGAGCACTACTTCATGCGGGACTTCCTGCACTCCGAGATCGCTGCGATTCACGGCATTGCCAACGTGCCGTGCGACGTCGGACTTGCCGTCGAAGCCGGCAAGGGACTATGCGAGAACCTGCTTGAACCGCTCCACAGCATCTTCGGGCACATCACGATCCGCTCGGCCTTCCGGAGCGTGAGTGTGAACGGCTTCGGCAACTGCCACAAGATGAACTGTTCTTCCAACAAGGCGAGCTACGCAAACCACATCTGGGACCACGAGGACAAGCACGGCTACATCGGCGCCACGGCCTGCATCGTCATTCCGTGGTTCGTGGACTGGCTGGAAAGGCACCCGGGCTACGACTGGCGTTCCCTAGCCTGGTTCATCCACGACCATCTGCCGTACTCGGAGATGGTCTTCTTTCCCGGGAACGCGGCCTGCAATCTCACTTGGCGCTGCAACCCCCAAGAGCCCGGTGGCTCGAGGTCTGAAGATCCCAGACACAAGCTCAAGAGCTTCTCGGCACCGCAGGGAATCCTGACAGCACCGGGCATGTGCAACTACACCGGGAGACACGATTGCTGGTACCCGGACTTCCCCGACCTGACTTCGGCTCGGGAGCGTGCGCGGACGTCTCGGCCGACTCCGCGGCGCCACATGTGGCCCGACTACCTTCAGCGAGCTTGCGAGCTCAAGTCGAACGAGGACATGCAGTTCGAGGAACTGTGTCGCCAGAAGAAGGCGGGAGAAAAGAACCCCGCCTTCGCCGTCTGGCGGAGCCACTGGGTTCGAGAAGTCAACAAGGCGTGGGAGGGGGAGGGCGGCAAGGGCAAGGGAAAGGGTACTTTCGGCGAAAGGGAGACTTGGTACGAGCAGGAGCTTGCCGCTTCACGGGGTTCCGGGAGCAGATGACCAACTCCTGGACTCTTCAATGGAGCTGAGGATGCGTCGCCGGTGCTTGAGACAGGCGTGGAGGGGATCAACGTGAATCCTGTGGACCGCTGCCGCGGTCTCATGGTCGGCCTAGGCGTTGGCAACGCCCTTGGCGTTCCACAAGAAGGCTGGCCACGTCACACGGTCGCGGCTTCCTACCCGAACGGAATCCGAGAGATCGAACTGGAACCCGGCGAGCCCGACGACGACGACCTCGCCCAGGCGATCATCCTTGCCGAGGCTGCGATCGAGGCTGGGTTCGGCGATCTCGACACCGACGAGATCGGTCGGCGGTTCTGGGTGTGGGCAGAGGAGAACGGCCGCGGTCTCGGGATTCAGACCGCGGACGTCCTGTCGCTGATCGGCGGTGCCAGGCCGCGTTGCGGCCTCGGGTTTGGACTTCAGGCGCGGGAACCGACGGGGCTACCGGCAGTGGAGGCGGCGCGGCAGGTCTGGGAGGAGTCAGGCCGACACTCCGCGGGCAACGGTGCCGTGATGCGGTGCGCGCCGCTCGCCATCCGGTGGTTGCGGGATGACGTTGCCCTTGTCAGGAACACCGCGCTGAGCGCTGTCACGACTCATGCGGACCCGCGCTGCGTCTGGTCCGCCGTTCTGGTCAACGTCGCGGTTGCCATGTTGGTCAGCGGCGAGGATGTTGCCGTCTCGGAGGCCTTGAAGCGCACGCGCCGCGCTGCAGCGGAACTGGGAGACTCCCTCGCGGGCCTCGGGGTCGCAGGGACAGTGCCGGAAAGCGTCGTGGATGCGTGCTCGATCGCCGCTGGCATAGCACCCGCGGATCTGGCCCTTGACGGCCTCGACATGGGCTACACCCTGAAGGCGATGCAGGTCGCTCTTTGGTGCGCGACGCAGGCCACCGACTTCGAGGAGGCGCTGGTGGCGGTCGTCAGTGCCGGCGGAGACACGGATACGAACGGCGCGGTGGCCGGCGCGGTGCTCGGTGCCCGATTCGGGTTTAAGGCGATACCAAGCCGTTGGCGCTGGCGGCTGGCGGAGATCCGACCGCGTAGCGAGGCGCTCGAAGTGCTCGCTGACCGGTGCGTTGCAGCTAGCGCGTGAGGGCGGTCAGGTCCGGCGGGCGGGGCCGAAGAAACGGCGCCAGCTCATCGCGAGACCGGTCCAGACCAGGACGGCGACGGCGAGGGACACGACGCCGGCGATCGTCTGTCCGACCACGCCATACACCTCGCCGGTGTGGGCAAACCGTAACCAGCGGCGGATCTTGAAGCCGCGCGTGAAGGTCGGATAGCCGGCGCGCCCGACCAGCTCGCCCGTCGCCCGGTCGAACAGCAGGTCCTCGCGCTTCGACGGCTGGCGCCCCGTCCCGCGGTCGACCGTGACCACGACGGGATCGTGAATCGACTCGGGAAGGTCGATCGTGAGCGTCCGCCATTCGGGCGTCCCGGCGCCGGCCTTCGCGGCCAGTACCTGCAGCTCGACAAACGCTGACCTGCCCCTGATCGAACCGAGCTCCCGCGCGAACACCCCGGGCGTGGCCGGGGACGAGGTCGCCGGGTCCGGCGCGACGGATGGGGTCTCCCGCGTCTCCGACTGCCACGGCCGCGGCGACTGCTGGAACGGTGGCGTATCGCCCGCCAGCCGATGGACGAAGTCGGCGGCCCATTGATACGAGATGGTGGCCCCGCTGAAGACGATGATGACGAGCGGCACGGCCGACCAGAAGCCGATCACCTTGTGCCAGTTGTAGTCGCGCGCCCGTCCCCTGAGGCGGGGGCGAAACCACAGGGCGTGTTTCCAGGCGGCGCGGCTGCCGGCCGACGGCCACCAGAGGTAGATCCCGCTGACGAGCAGAAACAGGAACCCGAGGTTGGCGATCGCCACCACCGTCCGACCGATGATCCGGTACTCCCCGTCGAGGGCGAACCAACGGTGCCAGTACATGACGCTGCGGAGGAAGCGTCGCATCCGCGTGTCGCCGTTGCCCAGCCGCTCGCCGGTGAAGCGGTCGACATAGACGGTGGTTCCATCGTCGAGCCCGAGGACCGCTGGCTTTCGCGGATCCCTGCGCAAAGCAGCGGAAGTGACGAGACCGGCGGGCGTCCCGCCGGAGACGCGAGCGATCAAGTCGTCGAGCCCGAGCGGCGCGACGCCCGGGGAAGGCGGGTCGGCGCGATAGTCGCGCAGCGCCCACTCGTTGAGCTGCGCCTCGTAGGTGAGGATCACGCCGGTCACCGCCAGCATGAGGACAACGACGGCGGCGGTGACGCCGACCGCCAGATGGATCCAGAAGATCGCCCTGCGCAGGGACAGTGCCGCGAACGCTTCTACTGCTGGTCGGAGTCGGTTGCCTGGCCGGATTCGGCCGGGGCACCAGCGTCGCCCTCGCCGTCGGAGTCGGTCCCGCCGGGGCAGGCCGTCGTCAGGGCGGCGGCCGCCGCGAGCGATCCGACCGCGACCGCGCGAGAAAGGAACGAGCGGCGATCGACCCGGACAGTCGTGATGTCTTCGTCCGTCAGCGACATCGGCGTGCCGGGGCGATTGGCTCCAGGCTCGCTGTTCTCCGTTCTACCCATGACACTGCTCCTGCGCTTGGAAACTGGGACCGACTGGGTCCAGTATGGTAGAGATGCGGTCCTTGGGTGTCAAGCCGCTACCCGACTGCCGGAACCAATGCGCGAGAACGAATCACGATGGGCCACGACGCACGGAGTGCCCAAGTGACAACGGACCACACCGGGCCGGGATCGGCGAACTCTGGCGGCGCGTCCGCGCGTCACCAGCGTCACGGTCCGAGCGCCCGTCCGCGGGCGGTCGGACGTCACGACCGCGACTGGTTCGCCTGGCTCCTCGATCCGCTGCCGCCGGCGGAGTTCGAGAACGACTACTACGAGCAGGGGTTTCTTCACATCCGGCGCGACGCGCCGGCGTACTACGCCGGGCTCCTCTCGGTGAGCGACCTCGATGTCGTGCTCGGCACCCACTCGGCCGGTCATCGCGACATCAAGCTGGTTCGTGCCGATGGCGACGTTGCCTCCCGTGAGTACGCGAACGACGCCGGCAGGGTCCAGCCGCTTGAGGTCGCCAGGCACTTCGACGACGGCGCGACCATCATCTTCAACCAGCTTCAAACGCGCGTACCGACGCTGGCCCGGCTGTGCGGCGCGCTCGGACGGCGCTTCTCGTCGCGGGCCCAGACCAACGTGTATCTCACGCCGCCCGAGGCGCAGGGGTTCGCCCCGCATTGGGACACCCACGACGTCTTCGTGTTGCAGATCAGCGGCACCAAGCGCTGGTCGATCTACGACACCAAGGTGAAACTGCCACTCCGCGGCCAGGGCTTCGAACGCGGTATGCCTCCCGGCGACGTCACCGACGAGCTCGAACTCGGCCCGGGCAGCGCCCTTTACATCCCACGAGGTCTGATGCACTCGGCCCGTTCGACAGGGCAGACGTCGTTGCACATCACGCTCGGACTCACGGCGTTCACATGGGCCGAGTTCCTCGTCGAAAGTGTCACCGCGGCGGCGCTCGAGGAAGAATCGCTGCGGCGGAATCTCCCTCGCGAGTTCGCTCGTGAGGAATTCCCCCTGGCCGAGCGAGAGCGCCTGTTCGGCGAGAAGCTGGCGTTCGTGCAGTCGCGATTCGATGCCGAGGTCGTGTGGCGCCGCTTCGCGGACGAGGTCCTGGCCGCCGACGTCCCCCTGTTCACCGACCTGCTCAGCCAGCGGCTCCACGGAGACCGGCTGACGCCCCGCTCGCGGGTAAGGCGCCGAGCCGGGCTGCTCACCGAAGCCGTGACGGACAGGGAGTCGTGCCTCCTCCGGTTCGGTGGCCGTGAGATCAGGCTGCCGGCCGGCGTGTGGCCGGCGCTTCAGTTCGCGACGACGGCTGACGAGTTCGCCATCGAGGACCTGCCCGACTGCCTGGATGCCGAGGGAAAGCTGACCCTGGTGGCGCGACTCGTCAGGGAGGGGGTTCTCCAGAGCGCCTGCTAGCGGATGAGTTGCGCTGAACCGGCTAGTCCCGCGGCCGTCATGGCCTGGGCGAGCGTCCTGTCCGCAGTTGCTAGCGGGCAGTCGAGTTGTTGGGCCAGCGCCGCGTAGACGGCGTCGTACACGGTCAGATCCAGCGCGAAAGCCAAGCTACGGGCCGGTCGAACGAGTTCGGCGAGCGGTGTCAGAGCCATCGGTACGGCGGCCAGCGTCCGAAAGGCGGCGTCGGCGTCGGATCGTGACAGAGCGCCCCGGCGGACCTTCGTTCGGAGGACGTTCGCGACTTCCAGCAGCAGGAAGTCCGGGGCGTGAAGGACATCCCGGCCCAGCAGCTCGAGGGCGTCAGGGCTGCCTTCCTCTTCGAGAACCCACTTCAGGGCGGCACTGGCGTCAACGACGACGCGTTGG
Protein-coding regions in this window:
- a CDS encoding ADP-ribosylglycohydrolase family protein, whose amino-acid sequence is MLETGVEGINVNPVDRCRGLMVGLGVGNALGVPQEGWPRHTVAASYPNGIREIELEPGEPDDDDLAQAIILAEAAIEAGFGDLDTDEIGRRFWVWAEENGRGLGIQTADVLSLIGGARPRCGLGFGLQAREPTGLPAVEAARQVWEESGRHSAGNGAVMRCAPLAIRWLRDDVALVRNTALSAVTTHADPRCVWSAVLVNVAVAMLVSGEDVAVSEALKRTRRAAAELGDSLAGLGVAGTVPESVVDACSIAAGIAPADLALDGLDMGYTLKAMQVALWCATQATDFEEALVAVVSAGGDTDTNGAVAGAVLGARFGFKAIPSRWRWRLAEIRPRSEALEVLADRCVAASA
- a CDS encoding membrane dipeptidase; its protein translation is MDPRALLTVALVGALALGCAAGPPGENGVDADPSTEALLEQARAIHDRVLVLDAHADTELPDAPSPYVGDDGLSQVDPAKLHAGGVDAVVMSVAVGSGPRTADGYAAARSRAVEEVVAVLELAADPANNATVVRSADEIVAAHEQGKAALILGFQNAMILGTEVSALDDFYDAGARVFALTHLGNNDFADSSRPVFNAATGTHEGAEHGGLSDLGVAAIERINALGGVVDVSQLSRDAVLQVLEVSNAPVIASHSNARQLTDVSRNLSDEEIDGIGAIGGVIHVCPFRGYLYDSNDAALDEAIREARRGAGVLEDYLYPFELYWEIDDPAARSAFTQSISDLLGPGSVDSMLDHLDYIVDRIGVDHVGIGTDFNHGGGVEGFADASEALGVTVGLLERGYSEEDIGKIWGGNFLRVLRAAEAAKRSVE
- a CDS encoding type II toxin-antitoxin system VapC family toxin, with the protein product MPLQRVVVDASAALKWVLEEEGSPDALELLGRDVLHAPDFLLLEVANVLRTKVRRGALSRSDADAAFRTLAAVPMALTPLAELVRPARSLAFALDLTVYDAVYAALAQQLDCPLATADRTLAQAMTAAGLAGSAQLIR
- a CDS encoding PepSY-associated TM helix domain-containing protein, whose protein sequence is MAVGVTAAVVVLMLAVTGVILTYEAQLNEWALRDYRADPPSPGVAPLGLDDLIARVSGGTPAGLVTSAALRRDPRKPAVLGLDDGTTVYVDRFTGERLGNGDTRMRRFLRSVMYWHRWFALDGEYRIIGRTVVAIANLGFLFLLVSGIYLWWPSAGSRAAWKHALWFRPRLRGRARDYNWHKVIGFWSAVPLVIIVFSGATISYQWAADFVHRLAGDTPPFQQSPRPWQSETRETPSVAPDPATSSPATPGVFARELGSIRGRSAFVELQVLAAKAGAGTPEWRTLTIDLPESIHDPVVVTVDRGTGRQPSKREDLLFDRATGELVGRAGYPTFTRGFKIRRWLRFAHTGEVYGVVGQTIAGVVSLAVAVLVWTGLAMSWRRFFGPARRT